From a region of the Streptomyces sp. B21-083 genome:
- a CDS encoding DUF5753 domain-containing protein — protein sequence MHGQPDGEQRQLGVLGEVYKIEGGKRIARPEYMDKADEVLGADGLISAMKEDLEKVQYPKKIRALANMEAKAVELQLYDPLNIHGLLQTPEYARTLLMMRRPAYTASEVERFFAARVARKSVFERDPAPELGFVVEEWTLRRPLGGKALLRRQLEHLLEAGQLRGTELQVMPMDREEHAGVDGSIEVLKFADGSAVGRSPALANGRPVSDARQLRILELRYGIIRGQALTPRESAAFLEQLLGET from the coding sequence GTGCACGGCCAGCCCGATGGCGAGCAGCGACAGCTCGGGGTGCTGGGCGAGGTCTACAAGATCGAGGGCGGTAAGCGGATCGCCCGCCCCGAGTACATGGACAAGGCCGACGAGGTGTTGGGGGCGGATGGGCTGATCTCCGCCATGAAGGAGGACCTGGAGAAGGTCCAGTACCCGAAGAAGATTCGAGCCCTGGCGAACATGGAGGCGAAGGCGGTGGAGCTTCAGCTCTACGACCCGCTGAATATCCACGGCTTGCTGCAGACCCCGGAGTACGCACGCACACTGCTGATGATGCGGCGCCCCGCGTACACCGCAAGCGAGGTGGAGCGGTTCTTCGCCGCGCGCGTGGCCCGCAAGTCGGTCTTCGAGCGGGATCCGGCACCTGAACTCGGGTTCGTGGTGGAGGAGTGGACACTGCGGCGTCCCCTTGGAGGGAAGGCGCTGCTGCGCCGTCAGCTCGAACACCTTTTGGAGGCAGGACAGTTGCGAGGCACCGAGCTTCAAGTTATGCCGATGGACCGGGAGGAGCACGCCGGTGTGGACGGCAGCATCGAAGTGCTGAAGTTCGCGGACGGTTCGGCGGTAGGGCGTTCGCCAGCGCTGGCAAACGGCCGACCGGTCTCCGATGCGAGGCAGCTCCGTATCCTTGAACTGCGCTACGGCATCATCCGAGGCCAAGCTCTCACCCCGCGTGAGTCAGCGGCCTTCCTCGAACAACTGCTGGGGGAAACATGA
- the mshB gene encoding N-acetyl-1-D-myo-inositol-2-amino-2-deoxy-alpha-D-glucopyranoside deacetylase has product MTELPDRRLLLVHAHPDDESINNGATMARYAAEGARVTLVTCTLGERGEVIPPELAHLSGAALGEYRLRELAEAMSALGVADHRLLGGPGRYGDSGMMGLADNDDPGCFWQADVDEAAGYLVEVILEVRPQVVVTYDPDGGYGHPDHIQAHRVAMRAVELAAEAGWSVPKVYWNRVPRPVAEDGFARLREALPGLPFLKAGVIDDVPGVVDEEFITTVIDGTSYAAAKAAAMRAHATQIEVAEPWFALSNQQAQPLFVDEYYELVRGERVEHVDGVERISVRETDLFDGIAANGEGGAR; this is encoded by the coding sequence ATGACGGAACTGCCCGACCGGCGTCTTCTTCTGGTGCACGCGCACCCGGACGACGAGTCGATCAACAACGGCGCGACCATGGCCCGGTACGCGGCAGAGGGGGCCCGGGTGACTCTCGTCACCTGCACCCTCGGTGAGCGTGGTGAGGTCATTCCGCCCGAGCTCGCGCATCTCAGCGGGGCCGCCCTCGGCGAGTACCGGCTCAGGGAGCTGGCGGAGGCGATGAGCGCTCTCGGTGTCGCCGATCACCGGCTGCTCGGCGGGCCGGGCAGATACGGGGACTCCGGGATGATGGGGCTCGCCGACAACGACGACCCCGGCTGCTTCTGGCAGGCGGATGTCGACGAGGCGGCCGGGTACCTCGTCGAGGTGATTCTCGAAGTCCGGCCCCAGGTCGTCGTGACGTACGACCCCGACGGCGGATACGGCCACCCCGACCACATCCAGGCACACCGTGTCGCCATGCGCGCCGTGGAGCTGGCCGCCGAGGCCGGCTGGAGTGTGCCCAAGGTGTACTGGAACCGGGTGCCCCGCCCGGTCGCCGAGGACGGCTTCGCCCGGCTTCGGGAGGCGCTGCCCGGGTTGCCCTTCCTCAAGGCCGGGGTGATCGACGACGTACCGGGTGTCGTGGACGAGGAGTTCATCACAACGGTCATCGACGGTACCTCGTACGCCGCCGCGAAGGCCGCCGCGATGCGTGCCCACGCCACGCAGATCGAGGTGGCCGAGCCCTGGTTCGCACTCTCCAACCAGCAGGCACAGCCGCTCTTCGTGGATGAGTACTACGAATTGGTGCGGGGGGAGCGCGTTGAGCACGTTGATGGTGTTGAGCGTATTTCTGTGCGTGAGACCGATCTGTTCGACGGGATCGCAGCGAACGGGGAGGGTGGTGCGCGATGA
- a CDS encoding response regulator transcription factor, translating into MTRMIKVLLAEDQSMVREALAALLGLEPDIEVVTQVARGDEVLQAARAHADLDVALLDIEMPGATGIEAAAQLHREFPSLKLVILTTFGRPGYLRAAMESGADAFLVKDAPAAQLAAAVRKVLAGERVIDPTLAAAALADGANPLTDREREVLRAAADGATNAELAKTLHLSQGTVRNYLSTAIQKLTARNRTEAVRIAREKGWL; encoded by the coding sequence ATGACCCGCATGATCAAGGTCCTGTTGGCGGAGGACCAGTCGATGGTCCGTGAGGCGCTGGCCGCGCTGCTCGGCCTGGAGCCCGACATCGAGGTCGTGACCCAAGTGGCGCGCGGCGACGAGGTGTTGCAGGCCGCCCGTGCCCACGCCGACCTGGACGTGGCCCTCCTGGACATCGAGATGCCGGGTGCGACCGGCATCGAGGCGGCGGCCCAGCTCCACCGGGAGTTCCCGTCTCTGAAGCTGGTCATCCTCACGACCTTCGGCCGCCCCGGCTACCTCCGCGCCGCCATGGAGTCCGGGGCGGACGCCTTCCTCGTCAAGGACGCCCCCGCCGCCCAACTCGCGGCAGCGGTACGCAAGGTGCTGGCCGGAGAGCGCGTCATCGACCCGACCCTGGCGGCAGCCGCACTGGCGGACGGCGCCAACCCGCTGACGGACCGCGAACGCGAGGTGCTGCGCGCGGCGGCGGACGGCGCGACGAACGCGGAGCTGGCGAAGACCCTGCACCTCTCCCAGGGAACGGTCCGCAACTACCTCTCCACAGCCATCCAGAAACTGACGGCACGGAACAGAACAGAAGCGGTACGGATAGCGAGAGAGAAGGGCTGGTTGTAA
- a CDS encoding DUF6113 family protein: MSANGKAPAGDARGKAAAGGGSVLAQPLVVPSPGRAVGFLGLFVLGAVVGAAGALVQAAWFPGGLLLALGGAAGLFLGGARAVGTRAGAVAPAVGWMVAVVLLTASRPEGDFLFAAGVGSYLFLLGGMAVAVMCATLARTRQPDGPAVRLGK, translated from the coding sequence ATGAGTGCGAACGGGAAGGCACCCGCGGGTGATGCCCGGGGGAAGGCCGCGGCAGGGGGCGGCAGTGTGCTGGCCCAGCCGCTCGTGGTGCCCTCTCCGGGGCGTGCGGTGGGCTTCCTGGGGCTCTTCGTCCTCGGGGCCGTCGTGGGGGCCGCGGGCGCGCTCGTCCAGGCCGCGTGGTTCCCGGGTGGGCTGCTGCTCGCGCTGGGCGGCGCGGCCGGGCTGTTCCTCGGCGGGGCGCGTGCCGTCGGTACTCGCGCCGGGGCGGTCGCGCCCGCGGTCGGGTGGATGGTCGCCGTCGTCCTGCTCACCGCCAGCCGTCCGGAGGGGGACTTCCTGTTCGCCGCAGGAGTCGGCTCGTACCTCTTCCTTCTCGGCGGTATGGCTGTCGCTGTGATGTGTGCCACGCTCGCCCGGACGCGGCAACCGGACGGTCCCGCCGTCCGACTTGGCAAGTGA
- a CDS encoding ABC transporter permease → MNDLIRLEITRALRNRKFLFFSVIYPSALFLLIAGSADSTTKVTGTHLNLPTFFMVSMASFGALTAVLMGNSERIAKERESGWVRQLRLTPLPGRGYVLAKTASAAVISLPSIVIVFAVAAAVKNVRLDAWQWLALTGAIWVGSLVFAALGVAIGYLASGDAVRPITMIVYFGLSMLGGLWVPTTTFPDWLQNIAKWLPTHAYAALGQSIELGDAPQMKDVAILAVSFVLFAGGAAWLYRKDTLKA, encoded by the coding sequence ATGAACGACCTCATCCGACTCGAAATCACCCGGGCCCTGCGCAACCGCAAGTTCCTGTTCTTCTCGGTGATCTACCCCTCCGCGCTGTTCCTGCTGATCGCGGGCAGCGCGGACAGCACCACGAAGGTGACGGGCACCCATCTCAACCTCCCGACCTTCTTCATGGTCTCCATGGCCTCCTTCGGCGCCCTGACGGCCGTCCTGATGGGCAACAGCGAGCGCATCGCCAAGGAGCGCGAGAGCGGCTGGGTACGGCAGCTGCGGCTCACCCCGCTGCCGGGCCGGGGCTATGTGCTGGCGAAGACGGCGAGCGCGGCCGTGATCAGCCTCCCGTCGATCGTGATCGTCTTCGCCGTCGCGGCGGCTGTGAAGAACGTCCGCCTGGACGCGTGGCAGTGGCTGGCGCTGACCGGGGCGATCTGGGTCGGCAGCCTGGTCTTCGCCGCGCTCGGGGTGGCCATCGGCTATCTGGCGAGCGGGGACGCGGTCCGCCCGATCACGATGATCGTCTACTTCGGCCTCTCCATGCTCGGTGGCCTGTGGGTGCCGACGACGACCTTCCCCGACTGGCTCCAGAACATCGCGAAGTGGCTGCCCACGCACGCGTACGCTGCGCTGGGGCAATCCATCGAGTTGGGCGACGCCCCGCAGATGAAGGATGTGGCGATCCTGGCCGTCTCGTTCGTCCTCTTCGCGGGCGGCGCGGCCTGGCTGTACCGGAAGGACACGCTGAAGGCGTGA
- a CDS encoding GNAT family N-acetyltransferase translates to MEISAAGRLEVRITTADVGKRVSVRRLNEEAPGNEKFTDTVGVLTSWDEDAGVLLITRRNGERVQVAETSLVAGKVVPAAPARRRGPAAAYEELARVSARAWQPVESERLGEWELRAASGFTRRANSVLPVGDPGLPLDEALTVVRRWYGERGLPAYVQTATGAEGTQELLCAQLEERGWTREVTAELWVGGLAPVADLGTGAADVVLSREADEAWLARYQRKGVSDVALAVLGSGPSVWFATVPGGEGAAPAAIGRCVVDGRWAGFAAVEVDPGRRRQGLASAVMAALAERALEEGASAAWLQVEADNAGARALYAGMGFAAHHSYHHYRSA, encoded by the coding sequence GTGGAAATCTCCGCGGCAGGCCGTCTTGAGGTCCGTATTACCACTGCTGACGTGGGCAAACGTGTCTCTGTTCGACGGCTGAACGAAGAAGCTCCCGGTAATGAGAAATTCACCGACACGGTCGGTGTTCTCACATCATGGGACGAAGACGCCGGTGTGCTTCTGATCACACGCCGGAACGGGGAGCGTGTTCAGGTCGCGGAAACGTCCCTGGTGGCGGGCAAGGTCGTGCCGGCGGCCCCCGCCCGTCGCCGCGGTCCCGCCGCCGCGTACGAGGAGCTGGCGCGGGTCTCCGCGCGTGCCTGGCAGCCGGTGGAGAGCGAGCGGCTGGGTGAGTGGGAGCTGCGGGCCGCTTCCGGGTTCACCCGGCGGGCCAACTCGGTGCTGCCGGTCGGCGACCCCGGCCTGCCGCTCGACGAGGCGCTGACCGTCGTACGGCGCTGGTACGGCGAGCGCGGCCTGCCCGCCTACGTCCAGACCGCCACCGGCGCCGAGGGCACGCAGGAGCTGCTGTGCGCCCAGCTGGAGGAGCGCGGGTGGACGCGTGAGGTGACGGCCGAGCTGTGGGTCGGGGGACTGGCGCCCGTCGCCGATCTCGGCACCGGCGCGGCGGACGTCGTACTGTCCCGGGAGGCCGACGAGGCGTGGCTCGCGCGGTACCAGCGCAAGGGCGTGAGTGACGTGGCGCTGGCGGTGCTCGGGAGCGGGCCGTCGGTGTGGTTCGCGACCGTGCCGGGAGGTGAGGGCGCGGCTCCGGCTGCCATCGGGCGGTGTGTCGTGGACGGGCGCTGGGCCGGGTTCGCCGCCGTCGAGGTGGATCCCGGCAGGCGGCGGCAGGGGCTGGCCTCGGCTGTCATGGCCGCGCTGGCCGAGCGGGCGCTGGAGGAGGGGGCCTCGGCTGCCTGGCTCCAGGTGGAGGCCGACAATGCGGGGGCACGGGCCCTCTACGCCGGGATGGGGTTCGCGGCGCATCACTCCTACCACCACTATCGATCGGCGTGA
- a CDS encoding helix-turn-helix domain-containing protein — protein MSLLAIGLAVHIQSLPAGALVDIKTLARKFPEGADRIAAALRELETHGYLRRSRERVPDGRIVTRTTSCNQPARHTGSHADRRTEPRPSRRLQPQPQPQPQPQPQPQPQPQPQPQPQPDPDPDPAPAPAPAPAPAPELGLPGDHAPTPEPPARPAQPTNPGPPQKRTPRKPLPAVPQPAYKGPGLLQAATELLAGLRRRDPDLLLSVCDTAHLAPGVAAWLERDVSPTAVRHALTRDLPPEGMRRPAAFLAHRLTAQLPPPAPYRAPAASPPAVQSPLQTCDGCERAFRAPEPGRCRDCRAAVPMAA, from the coding sequence CTGTCGCTGCTCGCCATCGGGCTGGCCGTGCACATCCAGTCGCTGCCTGCCGGTGCCCTCGTCGACATCAAGACGCTCGCCAGGAAGTTCCCGGAGGGGGCGGACCGTATCGCCGCCGCCCTGCGTGAACTGGAGACCCACGGTTATCTGCGCCGCTCACGCGAACGCGTCCCGGACGGTCGGATCGTCACCCGCACGACCTCGTGCAACCAGCCCGCACGCCATACGGGGAGCCACGCCGATCGCCGTACCGAGCCGAGGCCGAGTAGGCGACTGCAGCCGCAGCCGCAGCCGCAGCCGCAGCCGCAGCCGCAGCCGCAGCCGCAGCCGCAGCCGCAGCCGCAGCCGCAGCCCGACCCCGACCCCGACCCCGCTCCCGCTCCCGCTCCCGCTCCCGCTCCCGCTCCCGAGCTGGGACTCCCTGGCGACCACGCCCCCACACCCGAACCTCCCGCTCGACCCGCACAACCCACCAACCCCGGCCCGCCCCAGAAACGCACTCCCCGCAAGCCCCTCCCCGCCGTACCGCAGCCCGCGTACAAGGGGCCGGGCCTCCTCCAGGCCGCCACCGAGCTTCTCGCCGGGCTCCGCCGCCGCGATCCCGACCTGCTTCTGTCGGTCTGCGACACGGCCCACCTCGCGCCCGGCGTCGCCGCCTGGCTTGAGCGAGACGTCAGCCCCACGGCCGTACGGCACGCGCTGACCCGCGACCTGCCACCCGAGGGCATGCGCCGCCCGGCCGCCTTCCTGGCCCACCGCCTCACCGCCCAGCTGCCACCCCCGGCGCCGTACCGCGCACCGGCGGCCTCGCCACCGGCCGTCCAGAGCCCGCTCCAGACCTGCGACGGCTGCGAGCGTGCCTTCCGCGCGCCAGAGCCAGGTCGCTGCCGCGACTGCCGAGCCGCCGTACCCATGGCCGCCTGA
- a CDS encoding ABC transporter ATP-binding protein gives MDLMETTTVVEFDQVTKSYGEVRAVDGLALTLRPGETVALLGPNGAGKSTTLDLLLGLKQPDSGTVRVLGKSPREAIVGGHVGAMLQSGGLMDEVTVRELVSLVCGLHPRPFPVGEVLSRAGITQLADRKVNKLSGGQEQRVRFALATAGDSALIVLDEPTTGMDVTARQAFWATMREQADQGRTVLFATHYLEEADAIADRVLVLHRGCLLADGTAAEIKAKAGARRISFDLETGESPVEEEVLRALPFLTALDVSGQTVRIQSSDADATVHAVYGLGLYPRNLEVAGLGLEQAFVTLTAAAEEARTA, from the coding sequence ATGGACCTCATGGAAACCACCACCGTGGTCGAGTTCGACCAGGTCACCAAGAGCTACGGCGAGGTACGGGCCGTCGACGGGCTCGCGCTCACCCTCCGGCCCGGCGAGACCGTGGCCCTCCTGGGCCCCAACGGCGCCGGCAAGTCGACCACCCTCGACCTGCTCCTCGGCCTCAAGCAGCCCGACAGCGGCACGGTCCGCGTCCTCGGCAAGAGCCCCCGCGAGGCCATCGTCGGCGGCCACGTCGGCGCCATGCTCCAGAGCGGCGGCCTGATGGACGAGGTCACCGTCCGCGAACTCGTGTCGCTGGTCTGCGGTCTGCACCCGCGACCCTTCCCGGTCGGCGAGGTCCTCTCCCGGGCCGGGATCACCCAGCTCGCCGACCGCAAGGTCAACAAGCTGTCCGGCGGCCAGGAGCAGCGCGTCCGGTTCGCGCTCGCCACGGCCGGGGACAGCGCCCTGATCGTCCTGGACGAGCCCACGACCGGCATGGACGTCACCGCCCGCCAGGCCTTCTGGGCGACCATGCGCGAGCAGGCGGACCAGGGCCGTACGGTCCTGTTCGCCACCCACTACCTGGAGGAGGCGGACGCGATAGCGGACCGCGTCCTCGTCCTGCACCGGGGCTGCCTGCTGGCCGACGGCACGGCCGCCGAGATCAAGGCGAAGGCGGGCGCGCGCCGGATCTCCTTCGACCTGGAGACCGGGGAGTCTCCGGTGGAGGAGGAGGTCCTGCGGGCCCTGCCCTTCCTCACCGCCCTCGACGTGTCCGGGCAGACCGTCCGCATCCAGTCCTCCGACGCCGACGCGACCGTCCACGCCGTGTACGGGCTCGGCCTCTACCCGCGCAACCTCGAAGTGGCCGGCCTGGGCCTTGAGCAGGCGTTCGTCACCCTCACCGCCGCAGCCGAGGAGGCGCGCACAGCATGA
- a CDS encoding DUF6247 family protein: MSAQHAETRPPLIPQPPTTRDALREAVKQIALSRLPEFDRDLGEAFDQAIQLSSITPMRLFLEKWATLVAIERHPEQARMMREAERTIADPSAPQDAFQQAQAAVTRILDAASEEAGVGLR, encoded by the coding sequence ATGAGTGCACAGCACGCCGAAACACGGCCACCGCTCATCCCGCAGCCGCCGACCACCCGTGATGCCCTCCGCGAGGCCGTCAAGCAGATCGCACTCTCCCGGCTACCCGAGTTCGACCGCGACCTTGGAGAAGCCTTCGACCAGGCCATCCAGCTCTCGTCGATCACACCTATGCGGCTGTTCCTGGAGAAGTGGGCCACACTCGTTGCCATCGAGCGTCACCCTGAGCAGGCGCGGATGATGCGTGAGGCTGAGCGGACCATCGCCGACCCGAGCGCTCCGCAGGACGCTTTCCAGCAGGCCCAGGCTGCGGTCACCCGCATACTCGACGCGGCGTCCGAGGAGGCCGGAGTCGGTCTGCGGTGA
- a CDS encoding sensor histidine kinase, with protein MSGIGIGQRPTNRKTRLMKSLWIGVWLVYLGAPVSDLLHGGHSKGVQVLGWLGLVAFVAYYASLVFRTGRGETTRLVVASLALLAAQSTVLALSLGREWLVLFVYVSTSSGAALPLRMSRWAIAANAALMTGVALVVPGGHSYLAGLIVPALLGGAAMAGVRQLVRTTIELREARATVAQLAANEERLRLARDLHDLLGHSLSLITLKSELAGRMLPAHPEKAAQQVADIEQVSRQALVDVREAVSGYRRPRLAGELAGAQVALTAAGITAGLPEDPVTADVDEDAEATLAWALREAVTNVVRHSGARRCTVEVLSRQTLDGPVLELSVADDGPGAGSVGTPGNGLTGLAERLEKAGGSLETSRTKRGFRLVARVPTGTASAAADVGSAS; from the coding sequence GTGAGCGGCATCGGCATCGGGCAGCGCCCGACGAACCGTAAGACGCGGCTGATGAAGTCCCTGTGGATCGGGGTCTGGCTGGTCTACCTGGGCGCACCGGTCAGCGACCTCCTGCACGGCGGCCACAGCAAGGGCGTACAAGTCCTCGGCTGGCTGGGCCTGGTGGCCTTCGTCGCCTATTACGCGTCCCTGGTCTTCCGCACGGGCCGCGGCGAGACGACCCGCCTGGTGGTGGCCTCCCTGGCGCTCCTCGCGGCCCAGTCGACCGTCCTGGCCCTCTCCCTGGGCCGTGAGTGGCTGGTCCTGTTCGTGTACGTGTCCACCTCGTCCGGCGCCGCCCTGCCGCTCCGCATGTCCCGCTGGGCGATCGCCGCCAACGCGGCCCTGATGACGGGCGTCGCGCTGGTGGTCCCCGGCGGCCACTCCTACCTGGCCGGCCTCATCGTCCCGGCCCTGCTCGGCGGTGCCGCCATGGCGGGCGTACGGCAACTCGTGCGCACGACGATCGAGTTGAGGGAGGCCCGGGCCACGGTCGCCCAACTCGCGGCGAACGAGGAACGGCTGCGGCTGGCGCGGGACCTGCACGACCTGCTGGGTCACTCCCTCTCCCTGATCACCCTGAAGAGCGAGCTGGCGGGCCGGATGCTCCCCGCCCACCCCGAGAAGGCGGCCCAGCAGGTGGCCGACATCGAGCAGGTGAGCCGCCAGGCCCTGGTCGACGTACGCGAGGCGGTCAGCGGCTACCGTCGCCCCCGGCTGGCCGGTGAACTGGCGGGCGCGCAGGTCGCGTTGACGGCGGCGGGCATCACGGCCGGCCTTCCGGAGGACCCGGTCACGGCCGACGTCGACGAGGACGCGGAGGCGACCCTCGCCTGGGCGCTGCGCGAGGCGGTGACGAACGTCGTACGGCACAGCGGGGCCCGGCGCTGCACGGTGGAGGTGCTGAGCCGGCAGACCCTGGACGGCCCGGTGCTCGAACTGTCCGTCGCGGACGACGGCCCGGGCGCCGGTTCGGTCGGCACTCCCGGCAACGGTCTCACCGGCCTGGCGGAACGCCTGGAGAAGGCGGGCGGCTCCCTGGAGACGTCCCGCACGAAACGCGGCTTCCGCCTGGTGGCCAGGGTGCCGACGGGCACCGCGTCGGCTGCGGCGGACGTAGGATCCGCTTCATGA
- a CDS encoding DUF397 domain-containing protein, producing MNRNISPEGASGPTWFKSSYSSGSEGDSCVEIATTLGTIHVRDSKHTAAGPRLAFTPTSWAKFVPYAT from the coding sequence ATGAACCGCAACATCTCGCCCGAGGGCGCCTCCGGCCCGACGTGGTTCAAGAGCAGCTACAGCAGCGGCAGCGAGGGCGACTCCTGCGTCGAGATCGCCACGACCCTCGGCACCATCCACGTCCGCGACTCCAAGCACACAGCCGCCGGCCCCCGCCTTGCCTTCACCCCCACCAGCTGGGCCAAGTTCGTTCCGTACGCGACCTGA
- a CDS encoding Uma2 family endonuclease: MTTGPDSAQRSISHVYRTMRDFVQAMGDTLPGKFEVTKEGIVHDLVRPNGPHELTVARLRRRLEQVMPEGLVAHTGTPDVEDESEGIMRRPDVMLIAETAMEGERAFDPRTLIAAIEVVSSSNPANDWLGKMRDYPMIGIPVYAIFDPRTGTGAVLTGIHPTPGGPRYATRKDFVYGEDVTIADWTIPTTGLPRYPEE; the protein is encoded by the coding sequence ATGACCACGGGCCCGGACAGCGCACAGCGGAGCATCTCCCACGTGTACCGGACCATGCGGGACTTCGTTCAGGCGATGGGCGACACGCTTCCCGGGAAGTTCGAGGTCACCAAGGAGGGGATCGTCCACGACCTGGTGCGGCCCAACGGTCCTCACGAACTGACTGTGGCGCGCCTGCGGAGACGGCTTGAGCAGGTCATGCCGGAAGGGCTCGTGGCTCACACCGGGACCCCGGACGTGGAGGATGAATCCGAGGGGATCATGCGCCGCCCCGACGTCATGCTGATCGCCGAGACGGCCATGGAGGGTGAACGTGCGTTCGATCCCCGTACCCTCATCGCCGCGATCGAGGTCGTGTCCAGCTCGAACCCGGCCAACGACTGGCTCGGCAAGATGCGCGACTATCCCATGATCGGCATTCCGGTCTACGCGATCTTCGACCCACGTACCGGAACCGGCGCCGTCCTCACCGGCATCCACCCCACCCCCGGCGGCCCCCGCTACGCCACCCGCAAGGACTTCGTCTACGGCGAGGACGTCACCATCGCCGACTGGACGATCCCGACGACCGGCCTGCCGCGTTACCCCGAGGAGTGA
- a CDS encoding transglutaminase-like domain-containing protein, giving the protein MRFPHPPPYPPEPGRSAELRQLFADEARSGRPDLTTLCLLMGSVADRALDEAGVDAVHMELDRLAGQLPFRPGGPRAWATALRELLGERHGFRGGPADYQRLESSLLHEVLVRRRGLPILLSVLWMEVARRAGAPVHGVALPGHFVVGFGPVDEQVLADPFDGGRVLSGSDAELLVAGATGEALEPSMLMPADPLDVMLRVLNNVRAWGAARPERSEVSLWAVELALLLPSHPARLRYERAQLLVRRGEFVAGAAELEGYAEIVSTFDPPAADRMRGQARAARARLN; this is encoded by the coding sequence ATGCGTTTCCCTCATCCCCCGCCATATCCTCCGGAGCCCGGACGGTCCGCCGAGCTGCGGCAGCTGTTCGCCGACGAGGCCAGGTCCGGGCGGCCCGATCTGACGACGCTGTGTCTGCTGATGGGCTCGGTCGCGGACCGGGCGCTCGACGAGGCCGGCGTCGACGCCGTGCACATGGAACTCGACCGGCTGGCCGGGCAGTTGCCGTTCCGGCCGGGCGGCCCACGCGCCTGGGCGACAGCCCTGCGCGAACTCCTGGGCGAGCGCCACGGGTTCCGGGGCGGCCCCGCCGACTACCAGCGACTGGAGTCCTCGCTGCTGCACGAAGTGCTGGTACGGCGGCGGGGGTTGCCGATTCTGCTGTCCGTGCTGTGGATGGAGGTCGCCCGGCGGGCAGGGGCTCCGGTGCACGGGGTGGCGCTGCCCGGGCACTTCGTCGTGGGGTTCGGGCCGGTCGACGAGCAGGTGCTCGCCGATCCCTTCGACGGAGGGCGGGTGCTGAGCGGGAGCGACGCGGAGTTGCTGGTGGCGGGGGCCACGGGCGAGGCGTTGGAACCATCGATGCTGATGCCGGCGGATCCGCTGGATGTGATGCTGCGGGTGCTGAACAACGTACGGGCGTGGGGAGCGGCTCGGCCGGAGCGGTCGGAAGTGTCCCTGTGGGCGGTGGAGTTGGCGTTGCTGCTGCCGTCGCATCCGGCTCGGCTGCGGTACGAGCGGGCTCAGTTGCTGGTGCGGCGGGGGGAGTTCGTGGCGGGGGCGGCGGAGCTCGAGGGGTACGCGGAGATCGTGTCCACGTTCGATCCGCCGGCGGCGGATCGGATGCGGGGGCAGGCCCGAGCGGCTCGGGCCAGGTTGAACTGA